A genome region from Lactobacillus sp. ESL0791 includes the following:
- a CDS encoding ABC transporter ATP-binding protein — translation MLKVQNLNVFIGHKKIIQGINFQIKAGEIVGLIGPNGAGKTTTMKTILGLTKFTGTIKINGVEVTANNHQALTKTGALIEHPAIYPFLTGRQNLILYSKDKVDMNNLIAVLEMSDYIDKKVAGYSLGMKQKLGIAIAFLNKPQLIILDEPMNGLDVTATIRVRQLIKHYAEAGTAFLISSHILSELQKVMTKAILINSGKIIIDQEVAEFNRLRQQKYQLGTENNLSAGKLLADNKIEFVSQDAYLVVKRQDVYSIQDLLLKNHIHLTEMHPATADFEQIVVDILAKQRS, via the coding sequence ATGTTGAAAGTTCAGAATCTCAATGTCTTTATTGGTCATAAAAAAATTATTCAAGGTATTAATTTTCAGATTAAGGCTGGCGAAATCGTCGGTTTGATTGGTCCCAACGGCGCGGGCAAGACGACTACGATGAAAACGATTCTTGGCCTGACAAAATTTACCGGCACCATCAAAATCAATGGGGTAGAGGTTACCGCCAATAACCATCAAGCCTTAACCAAAACTGGAGCGCTAATTGAACATCCCGCAATCTATCCTTTTTTAACGGGCAGGCAAAATTTGATTCTGTACAGTAAAGATAAGGTAGATATGAATAATCTGATTGCGGTTCTAGAAATGTCTGACTACATTGATAAAAAGGTAGCAGGGTATTCTCTGGGGATGAAACAGAAATTGGGCATTGCGATTGCATTTTTAAATAAGCCCCAATTAATTATTCTTGATGAACCGATGAACGGCTTGGACGTTACCGCAACGATCCGAGTCCGGCAGCTGATTAAACATTATGCCGAAGCTGGTACCGCTTTTTTAATTTCCAGCCATATTCTCAGTGAATTGCAAAAAGTGATGACCAAGGCCATTTTAATCAATAGTGGCAAGATTATCATTGATCAAGAAGTAGCTGAATTTAACCGGCTTAGGCAGCAAAAATACCAGTTAGGCACGGAGAATAATTTGTCCGCGGGAAAACTATTGGCAGACAATAAGATTGAATTTGTCAGTCAAGACGCTTATTTAGTCGTTAAGCGGCAAGATGTTTATTCGATCCAAGATCTACTCCTCAAAAACCACATTCATTTAACAGAAATGCATCCCGCAACGGCAGATTTTGAACAAATAGTTGTTGATATTCTAGCAAAGCAGAGGTCATAA
- a CDS encoding Cof-type HAD-IIB family hydrolase, which translates to MLKLIATDMDGTWLTDKKTYDQELFMREFKIMQERGIKFVVASGNQYANLLSRFPQVADKIYFIAENGALVAKGREVIHTESLSDKDLATLIKITNKYPYNVVTGGLVSAYVREADGPAYAHWLKKFFSKITVVKSFDQLDDQIFKVTFDLPKDKLPDLLATLKQDYPELGFVSGSTTSIDMSTKGMNKAVGLQYLSKKLRINPREMIAFGDSGNDVGMLKYAGIGYATGTAMPSAKVAADRIIGSSNDGAVQKEIWRLLNN; encoded by the coding sequence ATGCTAAAGCTAATTGCTACAGACATGGATGGAACGTGGTTAACGGATAAAAAAACCTATGATCAAGAGCTTTTCATGCGGGAATTTAAAATAATGCAGGAACGGGGAATTAAGTTTGTTGTTGCCAGCGGTAATCAATACGCAAATTTGTTGTCGCGTTTTCCGCAAGTTGCTGACAAAATTTATTTTATTGCTGAAAACGGCGCACTTGTGGCTAAGGGCAGAGAGGTCATTCATACTGAAAGCCTTTCTGATAAAGATTTAGCGACACTAATTAAGATCACGAATAAATATCCTTACAACGTTGTTACAGGTGGTCTGGTTAGTGCTTACGTGCGGGAAGCTGATGGGCCTGCTTATGCACATTGGCTTAAAAAATTTTTTTCGAAAATTACGGTTGTGAAAAGCTTTGATCAGCTTGATGATCAGATTTTTAAAGTGACTTTTGATTTACCAAAAGATAAATTGCCAGATCTGCTTGCAACTTTAAAGCAGGATTATCCTGAACTTGGTTTTGTTTCAGGGTCTACAACTTCAATCGACATGTCGACTAAGGGCATGAATAAAGCCGTGGGATTACAGTACTTGAGCAAAAAATTGCGGATTAATCCGCGTGAAATGATTGCCTTTGGCGACAGCGGCAACGATGTGGGGATGCTCAAATATGCGGGCATCGGCTACGCGACAGGAACGGCGATGCCGAGTGCCAAAGTTGCTGCCGATCGGATCATCGGTTCAAGCAATGATGGTGCGGTGCAAAAAGAAATTTGGCGGCTGCTCAATAACTAA
- the lepB gene encoding signal peptidase I: MTNKSKNQNEESFGRSVLDVIIMVVIMLGIYYLLFTFVLSNDNVSGPSMQPTFENNDRLIAVRHFNPQRNNIVILKAPDEKGAIYIKRIIGLPGDMVTSKKDKLYINGKQIAEPYLNNKYKKADNAAGQSYTNDFTLKRRVPKNCYFVMGDHRDVSKDSRYFGFVKRSALVGQVKLRYWPFNKIGTF; encoded by the coding sequence ATGACGAATAAATCTAAAAATCAAAATGAAGAAAGCTTTGGCAGATCTGTCCTTGATGTCATTATCATGGTAGTCATTATGCTTGGCATCTACTATCTGCTATTTACGTTTGTCCTGTCAAACGATAATGTTTCGGGACCATCCATGCAACCGACTTTTGAAAATAATGATCGTTTAATTGCGGTGAGGCACTTTAATCCCCAACGCAACAATATTGTGATTCTCAAGGCTCCGGATGAAAAAGGTGCCATTTATATCAAGCGCATCATCGGCCTGCCCGGTGACATGGTCACCTCAAAGAAGGATAAGTTATACATTAACGGCAAACAAATCGCCGAGCCATACTTAAATAATAAGTATAAAAAAGCCGACAATGCCGCAGGCCAGTCTTATACTAACGATTTCACACTGAAAAGACGGGTACCGAAAAATTGTTACTTCGTCATGGGTGACCACCGTGATGTTTCCAAAGATTCCCGATACTTCGGTTTTGTTAAGCGCAGTGCGTTAGTCGGTCAAGTTAAGTTACGCTACTGGCCGTTTAATAAAATTGGCACTTTTTAA
- a CDS encoding RsmB/NOP family class I SAM-dependent RNA methyltransferase, with translation MLNLPDEFTHKYRQLLGNTEAEKMFAAMSRQQKRAFRINSLKFLPRISYDVSHPVPGIPNAYYGQAAGLDPEWVSGSVYSQDPSAMFPAEIVGVQPGERVLDLCAAPGGKSTALGEKLQNSGLLVANEISHSRAKILRENIERWGITNALITSEKPEDLVKHFPHFFDLILVDAPCSGEGMFRKNPEAIDYWSPDYVLTCQKRQKEILLQAVKMLRPGGSLIYSTCTYAPEEDEEIVAWLVKTLGMKVLPIAEKYAVQARPGRPEWADNFQEVKKSLRFWPQDNLGEGQFVAKLQLPVAAQEISSKKVKKRQKEQATKLTKDEQIMLAAVLDQFVLPDSLKNWRQHALVRAGHVFIPAVTGAQLVGLKILNNGVELGQLKTKRFVPSHQLAMVLSQEKQEYKIDLAANTEYRAFLHGETIAVTSHLTGFVLVSYHNFTFSFGKIVNGRTLKNFYPKGLRTLKRG, from the coding sequence TTGCTTAATTTACCAGATGAATTTACACATAAATATCGCCAATTGCTGGGAAACACAGAAGCAGAAAAAATGTTTGCTGCAATGAGTCGCCAGCAAAAACGGGCCTTTAGAATTAATTCGCTGAAATTTTTACCTCGGATAAGTTATGACGTGAGTCACCCGGTTCCTGGCATTCCTAATGCTTATTACGGACAAGCCGCCGGCCTTGATCCTGAATGGGTGAGCGGCAGTGTCTATTCGCAGGACCCATCAGCAATGTTTCCCGCAGAGATTGTTGGTGTTCAGCCAGGAGAGCGGGTACTGGATCTTTGTGCGGCACCTGGGGGCAAAAGCACTGCCCTAGGCGAAAAACTACAAAATTCGGGCCTGCTGGTTGCTAATGAAATTTCGCATTCGCGGGCAAAAATTTTACGGGAAAATATTGAACGCTGGGGAATTACCAATGCATTGATCACATCGGAAAAACCGGAAGATTTGGTCAAGCATTTTCCGCATTTTTTTGACCTAATTCTGGTTGATGCACCATGCAGCGGCGAGGGCATGTTCAGAAAAAATCCAGAAGCAATCGATTATTGGTCCCCAGACTATGTTTTAACCTGCCAGAAGCGGCAAAAAGAAATTTTGCTGCAGGCGGTTAAAATGCTGCGGCCAGGCGGCAGCCTGATCTATTCCACCTGCACATATGCACCGGAAGAAGATGAAGAAATTGTTGCTTGGTTGGTAAAAACATTGGGAATGAAGGTCTTGCCGATTGCCGAAAAGTATGCGGTGCAGGCTCGTCCCGGTCGGCCAGAGTGGGCCGATAATTTCCAAGAAGTAAAGAAGTCATTGCGATTTTGGCCGCAGGATAATTTGGGCGAGGGGCAATTCGTTGCCAAGCTGCAGCTACCAGTTGCAGCACAAGAAATTTCATCTAAAAAAGTTAAAAAAAGACAGAAAGAGCAGGCAACCAAATTAACCAAGGATGAGCAAATCATGCTGGCAGCGGTTTTGGATCAGTTTGTTCTGCCAGATTCGCTAAAAAATTGGCGGCAACATGCGCTAGTGCGTGCCGGGCATGTTTTTATTCCGGCAGTCACCGGTGCTCAGCTTGTGGGACTAAAAATTTTAAACAACGGTGTGGAATTGGGACAACTAAAAACAAAACGGTTCGTACCCAGCCACCAACTGGCCATGGTTTTAAGTCAGGAAAAGCAGGAATACAAAATTGATTTGGCCGCTAATACGGAATATCGCGCTTTTTTACATGGTGAAACTATTGCGGTCACAAGTCACTTGACGGGGTTCGTCTTGGTCAGCTACCACAATTTTACTTTTAGTTTTGGTAAAATAGTTAATGGCAGAACTTTAAAGAATTTTTACCCTAAAGGGTTAAGGACATTGAAAAGAGGATAA
- a CDS encoding MazG-like family protein: protein MIIDTKELQKQVIANKLKHGFNTTDIKFELLLLYGEVNELFEGWLKKDHDNIDEELADVGIFLLGIAEMLHSDLGEDIVEKIKINDKRVYDKNGHKEIKEE, encoded by the coding sequence TTGATTATTGATACCAAAGAATTGCAGAAACAAGTTATTGCCAATAAGCTAAAGCATGGTTTTAACACTACGGATATTAAATTTGAACTTTTGCTACTGTATGGTGAAGTAAATGAACTGTTTGAAGGTTGGCTGAAAAAAGACCATGACAATATCGATGAAGAACTTGCAGATGTTGGGATTTTTTTACTAGGAATTGCGGAAATGCTGCATAGCGATTTAGGAGAAGATATCGTCGAAAAAATTAAGATTAACGACAAGCGGGTCTATGATAAAAACGGACATAAGGAAATAAAAGAAGAATAA
- a CDS encoding SAM-dependent methyltransferase, with protein MTNFLDKIKQQDQQIGNQLVHEQAIEVAAIIKTVADGKVLLQAPAKLGLLPDQYETIASASREGKRSSLKVMNNLLNSVRQFLSLKYGVWSLPNLTTAALIKCQLKVNSALEIMAGNAYWSLALAQVGLNVKATDSLEWSKTSSTGAQPFYPLLPLGATEAIKKFHGVDLIVCSWAPNFTKSDLEAVAAWRKYSPNSHLLFVGEKNGATNSPEFWTKMQFVKSQAMREIDNSFVSYDFIDEQIFEIKA; from the coding sequence ATGACAAATTTTTTAGATAAAATTAAACAACAAGACCAACAAATTGGCAACCAACTGGTTCATGAACAAGCAATTGAGGTTGCCGCAATAATCAAGACCGTTGCAGATGGAAAAGTGCTGCTGCAAGCACCAGCAAAATTAGGCTTACTGCCTGACCAATATGAAACGATTGCATCTGCAAGCAGGGAAGGCAAGCGTTCCAGTTTAAAAGTGATGAATAACTTGCTGAACAGCGTGCGGCAATTTTTATCATTGAAATACGGGGTCTGGTCGCTGCCTAATCTGACAACGGCAGCTCTGATCAAATGTCAGCTGAAGGTTAATTCCGCTTTGGAGATTATGGCAGGTAACGCCTACTGGTCGCTGGCATTGGCACAAGTCGGGCTCAACGTCAAAGCAACGGATTCTTTGGAATGGTCCAAAACTTCTTCCACAGGTGCCCAACCATTTTACCCGCTTTTACCGCTCGGGGCCACTGAAGCCATCAAAAAATTTCACGGTGTCGACCTTATTGTCTGTTCTTGGGCGCCGAATTTTACCAAAAGTGATCTGGAAGCAGTAGCAGCCTGGCGTAAGTACAGCCCGAACAGTCACTTGTTGTTTGTCGGTGAAAAAAATGGTGCAACCAATTCACCGGAATTTTGGACCAAAATGCAATTTGTTAAATCGCAGGCAATGCGTGAAATTGACAATTCATTTGTGAGTTACGATTTTATAGACGAGCAAATTTTTGAGATAAAAGCATGA
- a CDS encoding helix-turn-helix transcriptional regulator → MIKFAEQLKTYRKKNSLSQDDLAAKLSISRQAISKWEAGDSTPDLDNVVKLAGIFNVSLDDLVLGLKNDPKIDSSQFVFDPQKNKYVRRYGTMNFWDFLGHFWWLTLIFLFVIFVLGFFIALSLGSH, encoded by the coding sequence ATGATCAAATTCGCAGAACAATTAAAAACTTACCGCAAAAAAAATTCCTTATCGCAAGACGATCTGGCAGCTAAATTATCAATCAGCAGGCAGGCGATTTCCAAATGGGAAGCGGGGGATTCAACACCGGATTTAGATAATGTTGTTAAGCTAGCAGGAATTTTTAACGTTAGCTTAGACGATTTAGTATTAGGCCTTAAAAATGATCCGAAAATAGACAGCAGCCAATTCGTTTTTGATCCGCAAAAGAATAAATATGTCCGCCGCTACGGCACGATGAACTTTTGGGATTTTTTGGGCCATTTTTGGTGGCTGACGTTAATTTTTTTGTTTGTTATCTTCGTTCTCGGCTTTTTTATTGCGCTTTCTCTTGGTTCGCATTAA
- a CDS encoding helix-turn-helix domain-containing protein encodes MLEFGEAIHLLRTSHKITQASLSKGILDRSSLSKIEHGKLYVSHENAVKLIARLGVTEEEFEYFRSNYSANRKQQLLIRFFTLVDTTEKAKIDALINDCLAEQNDQDIGRIAIILQALQLLGQPHGFSRACELVQPIWFDYLAQVKELTVLDTCLLSVIIFAFDEKTVTEIINRLLWTIDNRFPFLKSLKCNLLTNRGFMQMTQNKFAQAKETLLQALTLAQENANKKLIIKTRLEICSKKKEKAFHYANLMEEIGTKENAAALKREINQFDYLFAKD; translated from the coding sequence ATGTTAGAATTCGGTGAAGCTATTCATTTGCTTCGGACATCCCACAAAATAACTCAGGCAAGCCTATCCAAGGGAATTCTTGATCGCAGCAGTCTATCCAAAATTGAGCACGGTAAGCTTTACGTTTCTCATGAAAATGCCGTCAAACTGATTGCTCGCCTTGGTGTCACTGAAGAAGAATTTGAATATTTCAGAAGCAATTATTCGGCTAATAGAAAGCAGCAACTGCTTATACGCTTTTTCACCCTTGTAGACACAACGGAAAAAGCTAAGATTGACGCTTTAATCAACGATTGTTTAGCTGAACAAAACGATCAGGACATTGGGCGAATTGCTATTATTTTGCAAGCTTTGCAATTATTGGGACAACCACATGGCTTTTCCAGAGCTTGTGAACTAGTTCAACCAATTTGGTTTGATTATCTTGCTCAAGTTAAGGAGTTAACCGTTTTGGACACTTGTCTTCTAAGTGTCATTATTTTTGCCTTCGATGAAAAGACAGTTACAGAGATCATTAATCGACTCCTTTGGACAATTGATAATCGTTTCCCTTTTCTAAAATCCTTAAAATGCAATTTGTTGACTAATCGCGGGTTTATGCAAATGACCCAAAACAAATTTGCCCAAGCTAAGGAAACGCTATTGCAGGCATTAACACTGGCTCAGGAAAATGCTAATAAAAAATTGATAATCAAAACACGCCTGGAAATTTGCTCAAAGAAAAAAGAAAAGGCTTTCCATTATGCTAACTTAATGGAAGAAATCGGGACAAAAGAAAACGCTGCTGCCTTAAAGCGTGAAATTAACCAATTTGATTATTTATTTGCCAAGGATTAA
- a CDS encoding ABC transporter permease, translating to MTSSFQVEVYKFLHQKVPYYGLLALLLTMVYNAITSKIDADTLSLGFGAVEWILIILIAVGSAFFAMEYSNQTILMLLYKNAGKLKIYLAKFLVIFIYGLLLTLVAILNTVLLKFLLAGDIHNKTWVTDLLFNMMGEVVYAVFIVGLSFMLIMLVRNNAVVICVGLALGFFGGPLATNLMKSFPSFVNLLKWNPLNMIFISQQLTKASYMQISHLTNLQLVLGTLGYGLLFAVLGYWLFKKRRI from the coding sequence ATGACTAGCAGTTTCCAAGTAGAAGTTTATAAATTTTTGCACCAAAAAGTTCCTTATTATGGTTTATTGGCCTTGCTATTAACAATGGTTTACAACGCAATTACATCTAAGATTGACGCTGATACTTTAAGCCTAGGTTTTGGCGCAGTTGAATGGATCCTGATTATTTTAATTGCAGTTGGTTCAGCCTTCTTTGCAATGGAGTACAGCAACCAGACGATACTCATGCTGCTGTATAAAAATGCGGGCAAGTTAAAGATCTATCTTGCCAAATTTTTGGTTATCTTCATTTATGGTTTGTTGTTGACGCTGGTGGCAATTTTAAATACAGTTTTATTAAAATTTTTGCTTGCTGGTGATATTCACAACAAAACGTGGGTAACAGACTTGCTATTCAATATGATGGGCGAAGTCGTTTATGCTGTTTTCATTGTGGGCTTATCGTTTATGCTGATCATGCTGGTAAGAAACAATGCGGTTGTGATTTGTGTCGGTCTCGCTCTAGGATTTTTTGGTGGCCCCTTAGCAACTAATCTGATGAAGTCTTTTCCTAGCTTCGTTAATCTTTTAAAGTGGAATCCGCTCAACATGATTTTTATTTCGCAGCAGTTAACCAAGGCTTCTTACATGCAGATTTCCCATTTAACTAATCTGCAACTGGTTTTAGGTACACTAGGTTACGGTTTATTATTTGCGGTTTTAGGTTACTGGCTATTTAAAAAACGCAGAATATAA
- a CDS encoding GntR family transcriptional regulator, giving the protein MEFKDNIPIYLQIEQYLFRQIAIGKLPAGQKVPSVRKLALELTVNVNTVQRALQQMNDQGILYTKRGEGNFVTEDKELLAQTKRDLVNDELSKFVQNIRELGIGKEEILPLLEQYLQQEDNNE; this is encoded by the coding sequence GTGGAATTCAAAGATAATATTCCAATTTACTTGCAAATTGAGCAATACCTTTTCCGCCAAATTGCAATTGGCAAATTGCCAGCTGGGCAAAAGGTACCATCCGTGCGTAAGCTGGCGCTTGAATTAACGGTTAATGTCAATACGGTGCAGCGGGCGCTGCAGCAAATGAATGACCAGGGAATTTTATATACCAAACGTGGTGAAGGCAATTTCGTCACGGAAGATAAAGAACTGCTTGCACAAACAAAAAGAGACTTGGTTAACGATGAACTAAGCAAGTTTGTTCAGAATATCAGGGAACTAGGCATCGGTAAAGAAGAAATTTTACCGCTGCTAGAACAATATTTACAACAGGAAGATAACAATGAATGA
- a CDS encoding ATP-binding cassette domain-containing protein, producing the protein MNEILTIKNLTYKKNQKTILRDVNLTLSSGKIVALLGENGAGKTTLMRIISGMAKKYKGTVEVEGITSESGKKAKIAFTDGLTGFNNSTKIKSVVEFYEHIFEDFDTNEFEQLYKFMNLDPEMKLGQLSRGMREKLIIALTFARKADLYLLDEPFGGIDAMARKKIINSIILWKDKEATILISDHFVNEIASLLDEVVIIKDNTVYAHKSAEEIREHHESIEDYYEGLYEGEDE; encoded by the coding sequence ATGAATGAAATATTAACGATTAAAAACTTAACTTACAAGAAAAACCAAAAAACTATTTTACGGGATGTCAATTTAACACTTAGCTCGGGTAAAATTGTTGCTCTGCTTGGTGAAAATGGCGCCGGTAAGACAACGTTGATGCGGATTATCAGCGGTATGGCGAAAAAATATAAGGGAACGGTTGAAGTTGAGGGCATCACTTCAGAAAGTGGAAAAAAAGCCAAAATTGCCTTCACCGATGGGTTAACCGGTTTTAATAATTCAACCAAGATTAAGAGCGTGGTTGAATTTTACGAACATATTTTTGAAGATTTTGATACCAATGAATTTGAGCAATTATACAAATTCATGAACCTGGATCCAGAAATGAAGCTGGGGCAGTTATCGCGGGGGATGCGGGAAAAGTTGATTATTGCACTGACCTTTGCTAGAAAAGCCGACCTGTATCTGCTTGATGAACCGTTTGGCGGAATTGATGCCATGGCCCGCAAGAAAATCATTAATTCGATCATTTTGTGGAAGGACAAAGAGGCCACGATTTTGATTTCTGATCACTTTGTTAACGAAATTGCTTCTCTTCTTGATGAAGTTGTCATTATCAAGGACAACACGGTTTATGCGCATAAATCTGCCGAAGAAATTCGCGAGCATCATGAGAGTATTGAAGACTACTATGAAGGACTTTACGAGGGAGAGGATGAGTAA
- a CDS encoding ABC transporter permease, which yields MIFSIKQEFYKLTHKKSTWIAPLFLLALMLMAAFAFGIAEGKLLMMTCFDAPDWIMFILVVVGSTTFSMEFQNNAILTLLYKANSKIKVYLAKFVVIFAYDLLLHFLAIMFTLILKPILLGSRYSWTIIYQYQQPLWENMLKTMLVDLMTTMLLISLVFLLSCLSRSNAIVITVSLLVIFMGQSISDELLTFTKFANVKLMRWNPFNMFNLTRQYYNFITYHATTKLLNPELIMGTMAYLLIFFILGYTVFRKRKF from the coding sequence ATGATATTCAGCATCAAGCAAGAATTTTATAAATTAACACATAAAAAAAGTACCTGGATTGCACCTCTATTTCTCCTTGCATTAATGCTTATGGCAGCTTTTGCTTTTGGGATCGCTGAAGGAAAGTTGCTGATGATGACCTGCTTTGATGCTCCTGACTGGATCATGTTCATTTTGGTAGTAGTTGGTTCGACCACTTTTTCAATGGAATTTCAAAATAACGCAATTTTAACCTTGCTTTATAAGGCTAACAGCAAAATTAAGGTTTACTTGGCAAAATTTGTTGTGATTTTTGCCTATGATCTTTTATTACATTTTCTTGCTATCATGTTTACGCTAATATTAAAACCAATTTTATTAGGAAGCCGCTATTCATGGACAATAATCTACCAATACCAGCAGCCACTGTGGGAGAACATGCTGAAGACGATGCTGGTTGATCTGATGACTACTATGCTGCTTATCAGTTTAGTCTTCCTGCTCTCATGCCTAAGCAGGAGTAATGCCATTGTGATCACCGTCAGCCTTTTGGTTATTTTTATGGGGCAATCCATTTCTGATGAATTGCTGACTTTCACAAAATTTGCAAATGTGAAGCTCATGAGGTGGAATCCGTTTAACATGTTCAATCTAACGCGGCAGTACTATAATTTTATAACGTATCATGCAACCACTAAATTGCTTAATCCCGAACTTATCATGGGAACGATGGCTTATCTACTAATCTTTTTTATTTTAGGTTACACGGTTTTCAGAAAGAGAAAGTTCTAG
- the lepB gene encoding signal peptidase I: MANKSKTNKQENESWGRTILDAVIMVAVIWAAFWLLFRASFAPFSNDRVSGISMQPTFEDNDRLIASRKFQPKRNITVVLYAPKAANDQPGAVYIKRMIGLPGDTIVSKNDQIYVNGKQLPEPYLNNNYKKADNDRGMTYTNNFTVKVPKGKYFVMGDHRDVSKDSRIFGFVKRSEFIGQVKLRYWPFNKIQTY; encoded by the coding sequence ATGGCTAATAAATCTAAAACTAACAAGCAAGAAAATGAGAGTTGGGGCAGAACTATCCTTGATGCTGTCATTATGGTGGCAGTCATCTGGGCTGCTTTCTGGCTGCTGTTCAGAGCAAGTTTTGCGCCCTTCTCTAACGACCGCGTGTCCGGTATTTCAATGCAGCCGACCTTTGAAGACAATGACCGTTTAATCGCTTCAAGAAAGTTTCAGCCTAAACGCAACATCACAGTTGTTTTGTATGCCCCTAAGGCTGCCAACGACCAGCCTGGAGCAGTTTATATTAAGCGCATGATTGGCTTGCCTGGTGACACGATTGTTTCCAAAAATGATCAGATCTACGTTAATGGCAAACAATTGCCCGAGCCGTATCTAAATAATAATTACAAAAAAGCTGACAACGACCGCGGTATGACTTATACCAATAATTTTACAGTTAAGGTTCCTAAAGGAAAATATTTTGTCATGGGCGACCATCGCGATGTTTCTAAGGATTCACGGATTTTTGGTTTTGTTAAGCGCAGCGAATTTATCGGTCAAGTCAAGTTGCGCTACTGGCCGTTTAATAAAATACAAACTTACTAA
- a CDS encoding IS30 family transposase has translation MTSVNSNTYTHLSPAERGQIQALSEAGLSMRKIALKLERNASTISRELKRNRTTQLDYQGKYFGAYFADTAQIYYHRRRQACHAKDYCLKAQDFFNQLTLIIKNPFRDDGIDGFIANYKRMYPSCPCPSTPMVYRLIDQGKLAIKNGDLPRKVRLRHSGHHRKRTRQHKKRLGNSIEQRPKAADERSEAGHFEGDLVKGIRRATSSALLTLTDRKTRFEIIIKIPDYKADTCFKAVQKAVNDHPGWFKTITFDNGSEFARVDEVKGVDVYFAHPYTPSERGSNENANGLLREFFPKGKTMAKVTDEYVKRAQNALNNKHRRILGYQTAREVFMAEIA, from the coding sequence ATGACTTCAGTTAATTCTAACACATATACTCATTTATCTCCTGCTGAACGCGGTCAAATTCAAGCTTTATCTGAAGCTGGCTTATCCATGCGTAAAATTGCTCTTAAACTTGAGCGCAATGCCAGTACTATTTCCCGCGAATTAAAGCGTAACCGCACGACTCAGCTAGATTATCAAGGTAAGTATTTCGGTGCTTACTTCGCTGATACGGCGCAAATTTATTATCATAGGCGGCGACAAGCTTGTCATGCTAAAGATTATTGCCTTAAGGCACAGGATTTTTTTAATCAGCTGACATTGATTATCAAGAATCCCTTTCGTGATGATGGTATTGATGGTTTTATTGCTAATTACAAGCGAATGTATCCTAGTTGCCCCTGTCCCTCAACACCAATGGTTTACCGCTTAATTGATCAAGGTAAATTGGCAATTAAGAACGGTGATCTTCCTCGTAAAGTTCGGCTAAGGCACTCAGGACATCATCGTAAGCGTACCCGCCAACACAAGAAACGTCTTGGCAATTCTATTGAGCAAAGACCTAAAGCAGCTGATGAACGCAGTGAGGCTGGCCACTTTGAAGGGGATCTGGTGAAAGGCATTAGGCGTGCGACTAGTTCGGCTTTGCTGACTCTTACTGATCGCAAAACTCGCTTTGAAATCATAATTAAAATACCTGATTACAAAGCAGATACTTGTTTCAAAGCAGTTCAGAAAGCAGTCAATGACCACCCTGGTTGGTTTAAAACGATTACGTTTGACAATGGTTCAGAATTTGCTCGCGTTGATGAAGTGAAGGGGGTAGATGTTTATTTTGCCCATCCTTACACACCAAGTGAGCGTGGCAGTAACGAGAATGCCAATGGCCTGCTGCGAGAATTTTTCCCTAAGGGCAAGACAATGGCAAAGGTGACTGATGAATATGTAAAACGGGCACAAAATGCCTTGAATAACAAACATCGGAGAATTCTCGGATATCAAACAGCAAGGGAAGTTTTTATGGCAGAGATAGCCTGA
- a CDS encoding LBP_cg2779 family protein → MDQQEELSNAIIDYQVKHHVNDTDLAFASHLSVEKIHAMKTGDGEFTSEEINQLYDYMTTNA, encoded by the coding sequence ATGGATCAACAAGAAGAATTGTCCAATGCAATTATCGATTATCAGGTAAAGCACCATGTAAACGATACTGACTTGGCCTTTGCCAGTCACCTCTCAGTAGAAAAGATTCATGCGATGAAGACTGGTGATGGTGAATTTACCAGCGAAGAAATCAATCAGCTCTATGATTACATGACGACTAATGCCTAG